The Manis javanica isolate MJ-LG chromosome 14, MJ_LKY, whole genome shotgun sequence genomic interval GTTCTCAAGTTCCCCTCCCCTAAATCATCTACAGAAAGGGTTTAGGATGAGGCTGTCACTTCAGCCCCTGAAATGGTATAGAGAACGTGTTAACTGCATGCTAGGGTGGGAGGAACTGACTGCAGAGTAAAGGAGTGACCCGGGGATGGATGGCCTTGGCGACTCAGAGCCACCGCACGGAGGAGGGTCTTACACTGCTTCTACCAAACAGCCCTGTTCAGGCACCTTCTCAGTCAGGCACCATGCCTACCCCCTAAGAACTTATCATCTAGGaaggaaaataagcaaatgaGCTCGGCCTGGAAACAGGGCAGGAGAGTAGAACACTGGCAGTATGGTACCGAGGTGGAGCCACCTACCTCTGGGGGCATTTCACCAAGGAAAGGGATGTCCATTTTCTGACACTGAGTCACCAGTGCAGTGAAGAGTGGCTTGTTAGGCCTTTTGGGATAATAGACGGTTGGTTGGTAGCCctaagggaaaggaaaggggtaATTCAAGCCTAGATCCTAGAAATCTCACCCTCGCCCACAGCCCTTCCCCACATACTTACAAAGAGTTTGAGGTGTCGTGCACAAACCAGGCCATCTCCTCCATTATTCCCGGGCCCACAAATGACCAGGACAGTAGGGGGGTTCCTGGACATGGACGTGGGAGGATATGCCTGGAGGCAGAGTCAGAGGGTGTTCAGAAGGTCTTTGGGCAGAAATGGCGCAGGTTTCGCCCCACTGTCCTTCCCACTCCATCGTGGATGGGCCAGCAGGCTTAAACATGACTCGTCCCCAAGGTCTGGAGGTGCGCCACTGACCTTGGCAATGGCTGTGGCACAGCTCAGCCCAGCCAGCTCCATGAGTTGGTCCACGCTGAACTGGTACTCGTTAAAGAGCTCCTCGTCCACGGCTTGGGCCTCCTCCTGGCTGAGAACACCCACAGCCTGAGCCCCGCCCCTCGGGGGCTCCGCGCGGGGCAGCGCAGCCGGCGCAGGCCCCGCCCCGGGGAGAGAGCCGTCCAACCCCGGCCAGCGGCCCGTGCCCGCCCGGAGCCTCGCCTACCTCAGGTACTTCACCGCTGTGCACGCCATGACCTCTGGGTCCCCGCGGCCACCCGAGTTCAACCGCTGCGGCCCCCACCAGGGGGGACCCGCGAGGCAGGCGCCGGCCGGGGCTCTGAAGCGGGGCAGGCGCGAGCCCGCAACCAGCAACCCGAGCCCCAGCAGCGCCCGCAGCCCGGACATGCGGCCCGCAGAGCGCGCGCCCCCGGCCCGGCTTGCTCCGGCGCATGCCCGGCGCCTCGCCCCGCCCCCAAGTGAGGCGGAGCCCGCACGCCCCTCCCGGAAGTGGTCGCTGGCGGGCTGTGTGCGTCCCGGCTGTCGCTGGGCCAGGGCGCTCCGGTGCGCCCCGCCCTGGGGGTTCGGTCCTACCCGGCCCGGCCTCGCTGTGTGCTAGCTGCATcctgcctgggccccagcctTTTCCTCGGAGCATTTACATATTGCCTCACATTTCCAGACAGGCCGTGGTGTTTTGCTCTCAATCGCCCTTTGAAAATAATTGTTCGTGTTTTTGTCGCCCTTTCAAGAAGCTGTGTATAGCATAGCCGTTAGCCCGGGCTTCTGGCCCTACCACTCACTAGCTGAGCGAAATTGGGCACTCCTGGTTTCAATTTCctctctataaaatggggataatgttcTTTTTTACAGTACTAGCTTTTTATGTAACTTAGGACCCCTCTGCCCAGTAGTATGTTTGCTTCCCCTACCTTTGTTACCAAGATAGCGCGCTGTACTTCCTTAATCATACATACTAACCTATCCACTTTTATCAAGATAATAGCTATGGAAATTGAAAATTACAATTCTTTAATAGTTTGAGTATGCCACAGTTAGAAACGCAGTTGAAAACAGAGACTTCATGTCATGATGACATTTTAAGGAAAACCTAAAGAGGAAGATTAAATTTTTTACCTGAGAACTTGTAAGAATGCGAAGACACGATTGCATGATTAAGGAAGAAATTTTTGGAATACCAAGCCAGTTACCATTGAGGCATTAAGGTAAAGAGAATTATCCAAGTGGAATGACAGTCTTgtttttctgctagtttattcttttctgtattaCGAATTGCATTCCTGGTGAGTTCACTGAGAAAGTCAAGAACCCCACCTGTTTTAACTATTCCTTTATTGTTCTCCTTTCTAATTGTAAGAGGTTTGTCATCTCCTATGGAATGTTGGCTTCCAGCTGTGCTTGTTTTGGAAACTGAATTTATCAGACTGCGTGTGGTGCAAGATTGTTTTCATTAGACTGTGTGGTCAGAAATTGAGTTTATTCATCTAAATTTTAATGTAGAGTGTACATGACAACTGGATAATCTGATTCAAGACCTCATAACTTTATTTTATAAGATCACCAGTATATAAGTAGCTTCACTTTTATATATCAGTCAAGACTGCCTATGAGGTAGGCctatttgagaaaattaatttgatgATTCTGAAGATTCATTTCTAAACACAACGTGAAGCATGCTTCTTTGACATAGATAATATTTTGAATACTTGCATGTGCCAAGTGCTAAAATGAATTGTCTCATTTATCCTCACAGCAATcctgttattattcccattttatgagaAAAAGGAAGCTCAAAGATACTGAATGCCATACCCAGTGATACTGCAATAGCTGTCAGTGGAGCTAGGGTCCAAGCAGCCTGACCTAGAGGCTATATTGTAAAGCATAATTCTATGCTGAACTGCCCTCCCCAAGTGCAGAAGTATGTAATTAAAGGGCTGTGTGCTGACTTCATTCTGATGCAATTGTAGCTGTAAAATAATGACACAAGCTATATCCCACCCGACACCCCCAGAATTTATACAACAAGCAAATGAGAGATATCCCCAGGAAGGTGATGCCCAAGACCTAGTCCACCTTATTGCTGCCTTTCAGATTTGGAAGTTTTCTTTGGGAAGTGCCTTCAAAACCTCAAAGTTTAGAGAGGGCATGGGGATCAAGCACCTGCTGAGTTCTAgatgttttacatacattatctaaATCCTGTCAGTTATAGGATGTACTTTTATCCTCacgttacagatgaggaaattgagtagCAAAGACAAGTCGAGTAATTTCCCAATACAGCTATTAAATGGTAGAGCCAGTGATGGTTGATAGTGGGTTGGCCTGACTCGGTAGCAATACTCCTGTGTGGCAGACTTGTCCCTCAAAAtccattctcctttcttccttcggTAACAGAACCCCTGAGTTTTATCTGGCCAGATGGCTGCCCAGCTAAATGTTACATTTTCCAGTGTCCCTTGCAGCAGGTAGGCATGCACATGTGATGACCAGTGAGATATGAGAAATAGTATACTGCCAGGTCACaccctttaaaaaatgaatgtttccctccccctcctcttttCTTCTTACTGGCTGGAATGAAGGTATTATGCTGGAGCTGGAGCTGCCATTTTGGACCATGAGAAGGATACCATGTGTTGAGGGTTGCAGAGCATCCTGCCTGACTCCCCAAGCTCCATGGAGACACTATGTGAGCCCTGGCTGCTTATATGAGAAAGGAATAAAGTTTTCTGTTTAAAGGCACTGTTATATTGGCCTTTGTTACAGCTGATTAACCTGCATCAAGACATCTTGAATACCTGACAAGATAATAAGGTTCATTTAGACAAGGAAGATTAACAGCAATGCCCCCAGCACCTGCTCCTGTGCTTGACATGTAGCAGATCctctacaaatattttaatgagtCTTCAAAATCTCACTGTGAAGTAGTTCACCTTGTACTAGAAGCCCTCTTATTTAAATGATCAGGAGTggattattttaacttaaaacaaaaaatacattgaTTTGCCATTTGTCAAAGTGTGGCCAGGGTCTTTTCTTTGATAGGGCCAATAATCATTGTTCTCCATGTTTACTGCTTAAATCTCAGTTATGTATAACATGCAATTTCCAGTTTGCTTCCTTAAGGTACAACAAATAACTAACGGTATGTTTGAAGTAATCTTGAGTGCAAAACTCAtctagatttttattattttcctccaaTCTGTAATAATTTTCTTGCTTAATCTACTCAACAGTTTTTAAAGAGACTCACCTTAATCAGGTCTTCTAAGGATTCAACTTAATTTTCATTGAAACAGTGCTTGTTTTCACACTTTCAATTAATCAATTtacataatatttcattaaattgcAAATTACAATAACACATACAACCGGCATACACATCTGATATCAAGCAACCAACTCTTGGTAAGCAATGGCTTAACTGGGGGAGTGGAACCACATAGCATATTAAAATTACAAACCTCACTGCCTAGGTTTGAATCCAGCTTCTCCATTTGCTAGTTGCATGATTTGGGAGGACAAACTACTTAACCTTTGTGTcttcttttcctcatctgtgaagggATTcctctgttgtgaggattaacgGGGAAAACACTTGTGAGGCACTTAGAATAGTGTGTGGCATGTGTTACGTGATCAATATGTCACAAAACAAAATGTTACGGCTCCTGGCAGCAGTTGTGTCCTACAGGCTACAGGCCCAAGGGCTCCAGCAGGCGCTATATTTCATGAAGGCAGTGGATGCATCGGGTGGTTAAGATGAATCTTCTGTGGTATTATATCCCCCTTGAGTCAGTAACTCCAAAGCCTCTTTTTCAAGaatttttattgttacttttttaaTTGACATACAGTTGATTTACATTATTTCCAAAGCCTCTTGACCAAGATGTCTTAGGCTTTAGAACTGGCAAGGGCCATAGCTGTCACGAAGTTTGACCCAGACAGAAAAGAGGGAAATTCaccatctccttttctttttttttgcctattcAGTCCAAAAACCCTAAAGAGCAAACACAGTGCTTGTCCAGCAAAGCCCTTGTCCAGCCGGTTCAGGAGCGCACTTCATGACCATCTTGTGTTCCGTGTCCACACAGCACTGGACAACCAGGGAGGGCCCTGGTCTCTAGAAACCCTCAAGTGTGTGTGTTGAGGAGCTGCCACAGAGGCCAGGGCTGTGGCCAGCAGGGCGGGGTCACGTGACTGTGCAGAACCCAGACCCGGTGGGTCTCCTCTGAGAGTTCCCGCTGGGGGTTTCCCCGGGCTCTTTGGAGGACCTGAAGGAGGTAGGAGGGGCCCGCCAGTGGGAGTGATGGGGAAAGAACAGAAGGTAGCCTGCCCCGGCTCCAGCTTCTGCTTCCCTGTCCGGCCCTTACCTCTGCTGGTGGGTTccagggtgggaggcaggaggcttAAGCTGCATTTCCCCCCTTTCAGCAGGACGCTCCCTTTCCCTGAAGCCTACAgtcaggccaggcaggaggcagggaccACCCCGGGCCCCCAGAGCTGGGTGAGGGTTGTTCACTGTGCTACAGGGCAAAGACAAAGAGGCTCAGAGCACTATGTTCCCAAGCACCCAACCACATCTTCCCCAATTTTAACAGGTCATGTTCCATTAAAATCTTCCAAGCCACGTCCTCTCCaacttcttttatccattctacagGTCTTCTCCCCTCTCCCGATGACCCACCTGTTGGCTTGGGGGCCATGGGGTACCAGAATACCAGGGTGCTCCATTCTGAGGGGCCCTTGGCCTCCAAATGGAAGATGGGCCCTGGGTCCTGGACCTGGGTGGAGAGGGACAGACACATTGCTGGACTCTCTTCAACAAGAACCATCACGGTGGAAAAGAGAAAGCTTTGGGAGGAGAACAAAGAGGGTGGGTGTCAAAGGATGCGTTAGTCACTGTACAGAGGGTGCACCAAGGACGATGCTCTGGACGGGGGTAGGTGCCTGGCAAACCTGGGCCATAGGAAGGTTTCACTGGTGCCTGGAAGAAAACACACTTAAAAGAAGACATCAGTGAATTCAAGTGAAGTAGCAAGGAGCTCTGCCCTCAGAGTTCAAGATCTTTGGGGAAGAGACTGGTGAACTGCAGGCTAGGGTAAGAAAAGTACCCAGGCCCTGGCATGCAGTGGGCTTTCAATGAACCATGATGCTCCAGGGTGCCAAGTTCTGGAAATCAGGGAGCCCTGGAAGCAGGGAAGAAGCGGGGATTCCAGACAGGGTTCAGGGGAGATGGGCCAGGGCCTGGAGAGATGGGCAGAAATGGGGGGAGAGCTGGTCAGGGCTGGGAAACTGGAGGTTATGGGGGGCAGGCCTCAGCTTTAGAGCTGGGTGGGGAACAACAGGGTTGGGGGACAGGGCAGTAAGGGGGTCAGGGAGAGTGCCCCcatcctgggggaggggaggcacagCTGGGGGCGGCCTGCTCCCACTCACGCTCCAGTCTCGGTGCCCAGGACTCCATGGGAACCTTCACcagctcctcttcctcttttGCCTGGTGCACCCCCTCTAACTCTTCTTCTTCCCACCCATTTGAAGATCTGTAGGGGCAGGAGAAGGGGCAGAGTGGTGCCCCAGCCAGGTCCCTCCTCCCTCAGGTGCCCCTGAGGTCCCACTCCACTGCCTGCCCACCTCCCAACACCCTCCAGAGGCCACATGCACCGGGGAGCTCTGCCTCCGCCCCCTTCACCTGTGCTGCCCATGCGCTGTGCCCCTTCCCACCCTGGCTGGAGTCACTGTGCAGCAGGCCCCACCTGGAGCCTGGGGCCTCTCTGGAGCCGACCTCTGGGAACGAAGGGGAGTAAAGGGGATCCGTTTGAGAAAAGCAGCCTTCCCAGCTATGgatgtgtgcatgagtgtgtgtgcccTCCACACTCAGTGGCCCCGGAGAGAGAAGTGCTAGAGACAGACCAGGGCATACCCCATGCCTGAGAATAAATTCCGGGGTGAGGCCCTTTGTTCTGTTAAGACCCCTGCTAGTGCCTCTCAAGTTAGAACTTGGGCTCACAGACTAACAGACCTGCCCAGAGCCTGACCACCACCCCATCCTGCCTGGCACCTCCAGGGACAAAGTCACAGCAAGTTGCCAGCCGACTTCGGAAGCAACCCGGGTGTTCTGACCCCCAATCCAGTCCTCTGCCTGTACCAgactaattttattttgcttgtaAATTATAAATACGGTATTctaatctttaaaataagaagGGGCATAAAACCTAttcaataaatggaataaatatatGTTTCAGCTTCTGGGGTGGGAGGTTGCCTGAGGGCATCTCAAggtgtgagggaggaggcagtagGAGAGACATCGACCTGTTGAGAGAGGCTGCGAGGTGGGGGCCGGGGGAACCAGAGGAGAGGCGACAGAGAAATGACCCCCCGTAGAATGGGAGATGGGAGAGGAGCTGCCTTGGAGCACTACCCCCATCCTGTGGCCATTTGGGGAATTGCAGTCAAGGACATAAATGTTTCCTCCTCCCCCTGGGTGTGGCCCAGTATCCTTGATTGCATTCCTTGGCCTTCACCCACTGGCTAGTTACCACTCAGCCAAAGCCATGGCACAGCCCTAGTGGTAGAGACGTGCCACATCTTCTGCCCACTTCCCCAGGTGGCCTCAGGAAAGTGATATATGTCCCATATAGGGGCCCCCAGGGCAGATGACAGCAGCTGATTGATCTCAGGGCCCTTGGGGACCTAAGCTCTGTTTATGCC includes:
- the NAXE gene encoding NAD(P)H-hydrate epimerase isoform X3 — translated: MSGLRALLGLGLLVAGSRLPRFRAPAGACLAGPPWWGPQRLNSGGRGDPEVMACTAVKYLSQEEAQAVDEELFNEYQFSVDQLMELAGLSCATAIAKAYPPTSMSRNPPTVLVICGPGNNGGDGLVCARHLKLFGYQPTVYYPKRPNKPLFTALVTQCQKMDIPFLGEMPPEPMLIDELYELVVDAIFGFSFKGDVREPFRSILSVLNGLTVPIASIDIPSGWDVEKGSSGGIQPDLLISLTAPKKSATQFTGRYHYLGGRFVPPALEKKYQLNLPSYPATDCVYRLQ
- the NAXE gene encoding NAD(P)H-hydrate epimerase isoform X1, with the protein product MRRSKPGRGRALCGPHVRAAGAAGARVAGCGLAPAPLQSPGRRLPRGSPLVGAAAVELGWPRGPRGHGVHSGEVPEEEAQAVDEELFNEYQFSVDQLMELAGLSCATAIAKAYPPTSMSRNPPTVLVICGPGNNGGDGLVCARHLKLFGYQPTVYYPKRPNKPLFTALVTQCQKMDIPFLGEMPPEPMLIDELYELVVDAIFGFSFKGDVREPFRSILSVLNGLTVPIASIDIPSGWDVEKGSSGGIQPDLLISLTAPKKSATQFTGRYHYLGGRFVPPALEKKYQLNLPSYPATDCVYRLQ
- the NAXE gene encoding NAD(P)H-hydrate epimerase isoform X2, whose product is MRRSKPGRGRALCGPHVRAAGAAGARVAGCGLAPAPLQSPGRRLPRGSPLVGAAAVELGWPRGPRGHGVHSGEVPEEEAQAVDEELFNEYQFSVDQLMELAGLSCATAIAKAYPPTSMSRNPPTVLVICGPGNNGGDGLVCARHLKLFGYQPTVYYPKRPNKPLFTALVTQCQKMDIPFLGEMPPEPMLIDELYELVVDAIFGFSFKGDVREPFRSILSVLNGLTVPIASIDIPSGAGTKEGRGTGNLPCLEDGMWRREALEGSSQTCSSP